The window TAACTTTCACTATTACTTCTCATCATATCTATATATATGATTTATCACAATAACAACAATTCTAGATCTATAATCTATGACTCCCAAGCGAACAGGTTTTGTTTTGAGTGGATATAAGAACCAAGTGTCATGTTTCTTTAGGCTTGAGACGGTTGCTGTATATTTGATTAAGATCGGAATTGATCTTGAATATAGGAGGTTAGGTCGGCTATTTTGATCCTGATTTGTTCCATGCTATCCCTATCCCTGATAGTAATGGCCTGGTCTTCTAGGGACTCAAAATCGACAGTCACACATAAGGGTGTACCTATCTCATCTTGTCTACGGTAGCGTTTACCAATGCTCTGCGTCTCATCATATTCTGCCATTAGGCCAGATTGACTAACTTCTTTAAATAACTGCTTTGCAAGGTCGGTAAGAGGCTCCTTCTTGCTTAGGGGTAAGATTGCTACTTTGATCGGGGCGATAGCTTTGGCAAGTCTAAGTACAGTCCTAGTCTCACCATTAACTTCTTCTTGGTCATAAGCATTGGTGATAGCAGCCATCATTAGTCTGCCAACTCCGACTGAGCTCTCTATTACGTTAGGGACGAAACGGCTAGAGTCATTTGGATCAAAGTAGCTGAGATCTTGACCACTCTCTTTGATATGACTACTGAGATCAAAGTCAGTTCGGTTGTGAGTTCCCCAGAGTTCTTTTTTGCCATGGGGGAAATGGAAGTAGATGTCATGAGCTGCTGCTGCGTAGTGAGCTCTCTCATCATCTCCATGTTCGTGCCAACTGAGACGTGCTGGATTAATGCCCATCCTTGAAACTAAAAAGTCCCAAGCAAAATCTCGCCATTCCTGGTAAGCTTGG of the Candidatus Saccharibacteria bacterium genome contains:
- a CDS encoding glycine--tRNA ligase, producing VYLRPETAGSIFTNYELVRETTRSKLPFGIAQVGKAFRNEINPRDFIFRVRELEQMEMQYFIHPNIQDQAYQEWRDFAWDFLVSRMGINPARLSWHEHGDDERAHYAAAAHDIYFHFPHGKKELWGTHNRTDFDLSSHIKESGQDLSYFDPNDSSRFVPNVIESSVGVGRLMMAAITNAYDQEEVNGETRTVLRLAKAIAPIKVAILPLSKKEPLTDLAKQLFKEVSQSGLMAEYDETQSIGKRYRRQDEIGTPLCVTVDFESLEDQAITIRDRDSMEQIRIKIADLTSYIQDQFRS